The region AATGGAAAGATGCGCAAATTGGGTATTCCTACAGTGGTTGATAGAGTTGTCCAACAGGCAATTAGCCAAGTGCTTAGCCCGATATTTGAAAAGCAATTTAGTGATTACAGCTATGGCTTCAGGCCAAGAAGAAGTTGCGTAATGGCAATCACGCAAGCATTGGAATATATCAATGACGGGTACGGGTGGCTGGTGGATATTGACTTAGAACGATTTTTCGATACGGTTCATCATGATAAGTTGATGCGAATTATCTCGCACACGATAAAAGATGGAGATGTGATTTCTCTGATACGAAAATACCTCGTAAGTGGTGTGATGGTCGATGGAAAGTATGAAGATACAACCATAGGAACACCACAGGGAGGCAACCTTAGTCCACTTTTAAGCAATATTATGTTGAATGAGCTAGATAAAGAACTGGAAGCAAGAGGGCTGCGTTTCGTAAGATACGCAGATGATAGCCTTATCTTTGTGAGAAGTGAAAAGGCAGCAAATCGAGTACTTACTTCCATTACAACATTTATCGAAAGGAAGCTTGGACTAAAGGTAAATGCGGAGAAAAGTAACATAGCACGCCCGACGAAAACCACATTTCTCGGCTTTGGATTCTACTATGACGCAAATAAGAAGAAATTTCAACCGAGACCCAGTAAAGCATCGGTACAAAAATTCCAAAGGAAACTTCGTCGATTGACGAAAAGAAACTGGAGTATCTCCTTAGATGACAGAATCGTTAAATTAAAACAGGTCATTTATGGTTGGGTTAACTATTTTAGGAAAGCCAAAATAAAGAGCGTTTTAGAAGCCATCGATGCGAAGTTACGCTCCAGAATAAGAGTGATTATCTGGAAGCAGTGGAAGAACAACAAAAAGAGAATCAAGTCTCTCGTCCAACTGGGCATACCAAAAGAAGAAGCTAGAGGGCTAACTTACTGCAGAAAAGGTCTCCGATTTATTGGACTATCGAAGGTTGTTCATAGAGCTTTGTCTAATAAAAGGTTAAGGCAAAGAGGGATCCCCTTTGCCTTAGACCGTTATCTAAAAGTACACACTGAAATATAAATTGAACCGCCGTATACGGAACCGTATGTACTGGTGGTGTGAGAGGGGCGAAAAGTTATTTAGCTTTTCCCTCTACTCGATTTTATAAAGTCAATGAAATGGACGAGTAGAAAGCTTTTTAAGTTTTAATACCTTAAAAATTAGAGTTAGTATTAAAATACCTTAACGACCTTAGGTAGAGAATGTTCTCCGCCAGAAGGTCGTTTTTTATTTTAAAAAAAGTGTAAAAATCAGACTATCTGTATAAACACTGGATTTACAAATGCTTTTCAAGGATTAAGTATTACATTTTACCACTAATTTACTACTTTTGGATGAGTCTTGATACGACGATATATCCTAGAAAAATGAAAAACCATAAAAGATACTTCCATTGTGAAAATTGAATATGTAATAGATAGACACTTCAAATAAAGGTGTCTATTTTGTATTTAATAATTTATAAGATAAACGAATGGAAAACATTCTAACATTAGTTTAAAAATCAAAATCCCTTATAAGTATTTCATCCCTTTATTCAAATATATACTTGAATGAAATCTGTAAATAAGATATTATATAATCAAATAAGTATTTGAATGAAGATGGAGTGATTACTTTGGTTAAAAAAGCCATGTGTGAAGTGTATTGTTATGACGAAGAAAAAGTCAATCGTATACAAGAAGAATTACAAAAAGAAGAATTATCTTATGTTTCTCAATTGTTCAAAGTACTTGCAGATGAAAATAGAACAAAAATTTCTTATGCTTTATGTATAGACGATGAGTTATGTGTATGTGACATTGCAAATATCATAGGCTCTTCTGTGGCAACTGCCTCCCACCACTTGCGAACACTGCATAAACAAAAAATTGTGAAGTATCGAAAAGAAGGAAAACTTGCTTTTTATTCATTGGATGATGAACACATTAAGCAATTAATTTCGATTACGTTAATCCATCAGAAAGAAGAGAAAGCAAATGTCTGAATCACTCACAAAAGAAGGAATGAAAACTTATCGTGTGCAAGGGTTTAGTTGTGCGGGGTGTGCAAAAACTTTTGAAAATAATGTAAAGAAATTACAAGGCGTGGAAGATGCCGAAGTTAATTTTGGAGCGTCAAAAGTTTATGTAAAGGGGCAAATAACCATTGAAGAGCTTGAAAAAGCAGGATCATTTGAAAATTTAAAAGTGCGAGATGAGAAAGAACAAAAGGTAGATCATGAACCTTTTTGGAAACAAAAAGAAAATATAAAGGTTTATATTTCAGCCATATTACTTTTGGTTAGCTGGTTTTTAGGAAAACAATTAGGAGAAGAACATTTTCTTCCGACAATCGGGTATGCACTGTCTATTTTAATTGGCGGTTACACGCTTTTTATTAAAGGGCTTAGAAATCTGAGTAGATTACAATTTGATATGAATACGCTTATGACCATTGCGATTATTGGTGCAGCCATTATTGGCGAATGGATGGAAGGTGCGACGGTTGTTATCCTTTTCGCTATTAGTGAAGCATTGGAACGCTATTCCATGGATAAAGCCCGTCAATCAATTGAATCGCTAATGGATATCGCACCAAAAGAAGCATTAATCCGTCGGGGAAATCAAGAAATGAGTATCCATGTAGATGACATTAAAATTGGCGATATTATGATTGTAAAGCCTGGTCAGAAATTAGCAATGGATGGCACAGTTTTGACAGGAACATCCACCTTAAATCAAGCTGCCATTACAGGTGAAAGTGTTCCAGTTACAAAAACAGTAGATGACGAAGTATTTGCTGGAACATTAAATGAAGAAGGTTTACTCGAGGTTAGAGTAACCAAACGAGTGGAAGATACTACACTTTCAAAAATCATCCATCTTGTAGAAGAAGCACAAGCAGAACGTGCACCTTCTCAAGCATTTGTCGATAAATTTGCTAAATATTATACACCCGCAATCGTCATTTTAGCTATGCTAATTGCTGCTATTCCGCCATTAGTTGTTGGTGGAGATTGGAGTACATGGATTTATCAAGGGTTAGCTGTACTTGTAGTTGGTTGCCCTTGTGCTCTAGTTGTTTCTACACCAGTAGCGGTAGTGACTGCCATAGGGAATGCTGCGAAGAATGGTGTGTTAATTA is a window of Lentibacillus daqui DNA encoding:
- the ltrA gene encoding group II intron reverse transcriptase/maturase encodes the protein MELLEKILSNQNMNEAYLRVYRNKGAGGVDGVTVKELKAYLREHKEELRTQIRKRKYKPLPAMRVEIPKENGKMRKLGIPTVVDRVVQQAISQVLSPIFEKQFSDYSYGFRPRRSCVMAITQALEYINDGYGWLVDIDLERFFDTVHHDKLMRIISHTIKDGDVISLIRKYLVSGVMVDGKYEDTTIGTPQGGNLSPLLSNIMLNELDKELEARGLRFVRYADDSLIFVRSEKAANRVLTSITTFIERKLGLKVNAEKSNIARPTKTTFLGFGFYYDANKKKFQPRPSKASVQKFQRKLRRLTKRNWSISLDDRIVKLKQVIYGWVNYFRKAKIKSVLEAIDAKLRSRIRVIIWKQWKNNKKRIKSLVQLGIPKEEARGLTYCRKGLRFIGLSKVVHRALSNKRLRQRGIPFALDRYLKVHTEI
- a CDS encoding ArsR/SmtB family transcription factor, yielding MVKKAMCEVYCYDEEKVNRIQEELQKEELSYVSQLFKVLADENRTKISYALCIDDELCVCDIANIIGSSVATASHHLRTLHKQKIVKYRKEGKLAFYSLDDEHIKQLISITLIHQKEEKANV
- a CDS encoding heavy metal translocating P-type ATPase, whose translation is MSESLTKEGMKTYRVQGFSCAGCAKTFENNVKKLQGVEDAEVNFGASKVYVKGQITIEELEKAGSFENLKVRDEKEQKVDHEPFWKQKENIKVYISAILLLVSWFLGKQLGEEHFLPTIGYALSILIGGYTLFIKGLRNLSRLQFDMNTLMTIAIIGAAIIGEWMEGATVVILFAISEALERYSMDKARQSIESLMDIAPKEALIRRGNQEMSIHVDDIKIGDIMIVKPGQKLAMDGTVLTGTSTLNQAAITGESVPVTKTVDDEVFAGTLNEEGLLEVRVTKRVEDTTLSKIIHLVEEAQAERAPSQAFVDKFAKYYTPAIVILAMLIAAIPPLVVGGDWSTWIYQGLAVLVVGCPCALVVSTPVAVVTAIGNAAKNGVLIKGGVYLEETGNLKAIAFDKTGTLTKGIPAVTDIVTYSGSEDELMTITAAIEKGSQHPLASAIIKKAEEKGLHFNDVSIEEFQSVTGKGVKARINHEIYYVGSPSLFEELHNQIGSKQRDKITDLQTAGKTVMVLGTETEILAFIAVADEIRESSKEVISQLNHLGVETVMLTGDNQRTAHAIGQQVGVVDVEADLLPEDKLTFIKELREKHQQVAMVGDGVNDAPALAASTVGVAMGGAGTDTALETADIALMSDDLNKLPYTVQLSRKALAIIKQNITFSLGIKAVALLLVVPGWLTLWIAIFADMGATLLVTLNSLRLLRIKK